The region TGCGTTTTATTTTGGTACCTTAAATGGAATGGATCTACAGTATTCAGAggcataattatttttattatctattttatttatatttttaatattataatattaaaatgacaacacAGGAACATTAGCATACTGTAGgtttataaatgatttaaacCAGCTTGAAGGTGTTCACCTACTTAGAAAAGCAATGTGAAGGTGGCAGCAGAAGTGTATTGGTGTAGTTTTCCTGTACTGTCCCATGTTACAGTAACAGGGTTATTTGAGGAGAAACTCCACAGCAGTATATTTTGCTGGCATAGCTATTTAgtgttaacaaaacaaatgataaaagGGAAAAGGCCATTAATCTTCTGCTTGTGTTTGAAACCGAGGTCAAGCTACAGTAGCAGAGATGGGCAATGCAGCATTGTGCTGTTCTTTTCAAGGCAGCCACTCAGATATGGTTCtaactttaaaaattgttttaaaattttcaGAGAAAGACCCTGTGCTTAGTTTTGTGCAGTGTAGTTGCAATAATTCCAACAAAGTCAGGAGAGTCAAATATCCAATGTATTCCACTGGGAGATTTTTATCAAGTTTCAAACGTCAATAACTTTGTTCTCCAGGACTGGTGTTGCTGTACTTTACTTTTAATCCCATTTTGTGCgcaggacagagagagacgcaACAAACTGGTCATCGGAAAAGCTGAAGGAGCTGTTGCTGGGAGTACGAGTGGAGAATGAAGATGGGAGCTGTGAGGTGACAGAAGTCAGCCAGGTGGAGGGAGAGGCCTCTATCAATAACCGGAAAGGAAAACTAATTTTCTTTTATGAGTGGAACCTTAAAATGACTTGGACTGGTAAGTGTATCTGACAGAAACATTGATGTTTTTGAAAGGGCATGATCTATTTCCAAAGCAACTTGATCAGctgcacaacaaaaaataaaaacaatccgaaataaaattaaaataagcagAGATGGAAAGTATGTCATGTAAACTTAAGCGTAAGCTAGTCTTTTGTACAAGCAGAAAGTCAAAATAACACATTCTTTCTTACTTTAACAGGTACAGCAAAGTCTGGAATAAAATACAAAGGGACTGTGGAGATTTCCAACTTGTCAGATGAAAATGACATGGATGACTTGGATGTAAGTGTTTATAAAATGGTTAATTGAGTCCCTAGAGATCAACACACTCGTATTGTTTGTCTGGTAGTATATTCAAAAAATGTTCACTGTCTGATCTGCAATAATCAAATGGTATAAGTTAAGTAAATTCAAAAGTGCTTTTTGTTCGTTCTGGTCCAAACTAGTGCTGTAATAAATATAGTTAGTTTGCTGTAAATATTATCATTATTCACGctcatttattacaataaaaaaagcatggatcaactaCAGTAGTTGTTGTGAGAATTTCTGTAGATCTACTGTGCAGGAGTACCTTCAGTATCTGCCTAACTTGAGAAACCTGATTACAGCAAAATAACAGTTTAGTTTAAGACTGAATTAAGAGTCCCTGATTTgattcttgcttttgtttttgtttttttttgttttgttttgttttttaatagataGCTGTCTCTCTTGGCAAAGACGAACCTGAAACAGATCTCACAGCACTGATGAAGAAAGAAGGTGCAAAAAAAATTAGAGAAACGATGGGAATGTACATGGATGCGCTAAGAACAGGTGGGTCAGCAACAAACCCTACTGCAGACTCAATACGAGCACAGTAGCAAGGTAACATTCGCAAAGATTTTGATTCGTTGAAGCTTTTTTCTTTGGCCCACAGCAACAGGATTTGGTtgttttttgctttcattttttttttttttttttttgcttttctgttaagtcacaatttgtaaaatgtatttttttttttttttttttacaatttcaataAAAAGCTATTTAACAATAATCCCAtggatttttcatattttaaaacaaaatgtttgcatCTGTAAATTGGATTTTCCAATCATGTTTTTATGTTGCAATGTAGAAAAATGACctgttttgttcattttcaatTCCAGAGTTCACTCAAGGTATGATCTTGCCTACAATTAATGACCTGAGCAAAGATGCAGGAGCACAGCCCACACCCAAAGTGGATAAAGCTCAGGTAACCACTGAACTGATTGTATGTTGCATTCACTAAGAATGTGCACATTTAACTGTTTTACTTGACACAAATTCTAATGTTAATGTTGGTGGGCATtttaggtgttttatttttttttatttattttttttgtacttggtTCACTTGTAAAGAGGTGATTTATAAACAAACAGGAAGAACACCTGTAATTCAGGAATGCCCTGGAAAACTTTGATTATctaccatttctttttttttctttttttaactaacCTATGCTTGATTTATTTTACCAACTAAATACAATCTTTTGTAAACTGAATTATCAAGTTTTTCACCAGTACTTTTttcacttaagtttttttttttttttttaaatcaagcacaATTAGGTGAATCTGAAATTGTGTGTAAAAATTATTGATGGCACTAGTCTGTCAAgtatgtgttttgtctgtgttagTTCACTGACTTTCTCACTTAATTTCTGTTTGGACAGCCTGCTTCAGGTAATGCAGCTTCCAAGACCAGCGCTGGAGTAAAGATTCCCACCTGCAGGTTCATTTTAAAGGACCATTTCCCAGCCCCCCCTGAGGAGATCTATAGAGTCTTTGTGACACAGGAGGTGAACACCTCATTCACATttctatttaatattattttactcttgGATCTTGAAGCATGTGTGTAGGGGAGGAGTGGGGGGGATATATTTGGAGATAATGTGCATGTTCAGTGAGGCAAGTGGTTGGAGTTCCACTGTGATTGCATTAGGCCACTTGCTTTAGCAGTTGTTTGAGAACTGAGAGCTTGGCATGACTAGTGCTGCAGTCTGGTTCTAAGACAGCCTTGAACTAAATACAATTAAAGGCCTTCACACACCAGATGTCTCCATACACCAGACGcgatgcagtttctttttttttttttttaaattggcgaCTAGACTTTTacagcgacatgaccatacacaccagaagcgacacagaaGTAATGcgacagatttgaaaactgccagatctatacaactgttcaaaacTGCTATAGACAAAACTGTGATCAAGACTGGTGCCTACTCGTCAACCTGGTGTGGAAATTATGATAGTCTTCTCTggcggtatttcaacatatatggcaataaatgtatatatggcttatccagttccttcaaaatAGACTCCCATATTATCTTTCAAATATgtgtctttataattgtgatgccctTGTCAAAGCACTGggtattgaagctgttctctgattgctcaatgccctagcTGACACGTGtcaaatcacaaaaaataggattcaatcttatttattttgtgttgatccAATGTTGCTCCTGCATCACCTGTGGTGTGAAAGGAACATATCAAAGGTATAGGTTCCATTCATTTTGATGCAGCAGTGCACAGttcctcctttttgttttttttaaaccatcctCTTCATTTCTAATGCTGCATGT is a window of Polyodon spathula isolate WHYD16114869_AA chromosome 12, ASM1765450v1, whole genome shotgun sequence DNA encoding:
- the LOC121325024 gene encoding activator of 90 kDa heat shock protein ATPase homolog 1-like, which codes for MAKWGKGDPRWIVEERADATNVNNWHWTERDATNWSSEKLKELLLGVRVENEDGSCEVTEVSQVEGEASINNRKGKLIFFYEWNLKMTWTGTAKSGIKYKGTVEISNLSDENDMDDLDIAVSLGKDEPETDLTALMKKEGAKKIRETMGMYMDALRTEFTQGMILPTINDLSKDAGAQPTPKVDKAQPASGNAASKTSAGVKIPTCRFILKDHFPAPPEEIYRVFVTQELVQGFTHSAAVVDAEKGGKFKLLEGNVTGEFLELVPEQKIGMKWRFKTWPTEHYANITIHFVDQSGETELKVDCKGVPVNEEDRTKDGWKRYYFEGIKQTFGYGARLY